A genomic stretch from Caldalkalibacillus salinus includes:
- a CDS encoding glycosyltransferase family 4 protein translates to MKRSVVIITPGTFPIPASLASSVEHSVMNAIPYLTPHMDVTVYGKKFHDVPERLNMDGAQYVNVPPSPHQTYLSQIISRINQQSHTPDLIQIENRPHYVAIMKDHLPNRQIWLRLHSVKFLPHNRKGKERKLGMAGLRCVDRVVVNSHFLKDQVVQRYPQVASKVLVNHLGVNPDMFPSRYAAGLQHQRKADAKALGLRGKVILYAGRFQRIKGVHRLLLAFRAIRKSCPDAKLLLIGGHTYGQSIRTPYISYLQRLARPYLQSIRHIPFVPMAHMPRYYRLADVVVVPSIGPEAFGLVNLEAMASEVPVVASQIGGIPEAIVDGKTGFTVPMFQHTQHLAHSITYLLQHQDNCRRLGQEGRKRVLNNFTWETSAQRLQRLYQAHI, encoded by the coding sequence CCCATATGGACGTCACAGTCTATGGTAAGAAATTTCATGATGTACCCGAGCGTCTGAATATGGATGGCGCACAGTATGTTAACGTCCCGCCATCGCCACATCAAACGTATTTATCTCAAATCATAAGTCGTATCAACCAACAAAGTCACACACCGGATCTCATTCAAATTGAAAATCGTCCACACTATGTTGCCATCATGAAGGATCACTTACCAAATCGTCAAATTTGGCTTAGGCTTCATTCTGTCAAATTCTTGCCTCACAATCGTAAAGGTAAGGAACGTAAGCTAGGTATGGCCGGTCTGAGATGTGTGGATCGTGTGGTGGTTAATAGTCATTTTCTAAAAGACCAGGTTGTTCAACGTTACCCTCAAGTAGCCTCAAAAGTGCTGGTCAATCATTTAGGGGTCAACCCAGATATGTTTCCGTCACGTTACGCCGCAGGTTTACAACACCAACGAAAGGCTGATGCTAAGGCACTTGGTCTACGAGGTAAAGTGATTCTCTATGCCGGTAGATTCCAACGAATCAAGGGGGTACACCGTCTTCTTCTTGCTTTTCGTGCTATAAGAAAAAGCTGTCCGGATGCAAAACTACTCCTCATAGGTGGTCACACGTATGGTCAAAGTATCCGTACACCGTATATATCATATTTACAACGTCTCGCCCGGCCATACCTCCAATCTATTAGACATATTCCGTTCGTACCAATGGCCCATATGCCAAGATACTACAGGTTAGCAGATGTTGTTGTGGTTCCTTCTATAGGACCAGAAGCATTCGGTCTCGTTAATTTAGAGGCCATGGCCAGTGAAGTCCCCGTTGTGGCCAGTCAAATTGGCGGTATCCCCGAGGCTATTGTCGATGGGAAGACAGGGTTCACCGTTCCTATGTTTCAGCACACTCAACATCTCGCACATTCAATAACGTATCTATTACAGCACCAGGATAACTGTAGACGATTAGGGCAAGAAGGCAGAAAAAGAGTTCTGAATAACTTCACTTGGGAGACATCTGCCCAACGATTACAGCGCTTATATCAGGCACACATTTGA
- a CDS encoding S8 family peptidase — protein sequence MKGENGLSSYLDPKVQEFLNKPVSQAHHTSSHVQKIKDGINDETLPVIITLKQTSKVNGLSELCALENLDKQKSVLPSLKQISARCCQQTIQQLSQHPDVTGISYDLQVKALINVAASAVNARYVEEQFGLTGNGITIAVVDTGVEPHPDLVQPTNRIVGFADFINNRTTPYDDHGHGTHVAGCAAGNGRATNGLYRGAAPEANVVGVKVLDQNGSGSLSTVIEGINWVIDNQAQYNIRIMNLSLGVTPFAPYYRDPLATAAARAWQAGIFVTAAAGNDGAQGTINSPGFHPLIFTVGAIDDRNTIDRADDVPATFSSMGPTVNGLIKPDIKVPGQDIISLVASDSTLARQYPHLRVGNRYIRLSGTSMSTGLMSGMAAQILQQHPSLTPDELKVRYRSTSSFFAQGRQGYAIQTNTLILQRHLED from the coding sequence ATGAAAGGAGAGAATGGCTTGTCTTCCTATCTGGATCCCAAAGTACAAGAATTCCTGAACAAACCTGTTAGTCAGGCTCACCATACCTCCTCTCATGTACAGAAAATAAAGGACGGTATAAATGATGAAACGCTCCCTGTTATCATTACCTTAAAACAAACGAGTAAAGTCAATGGCTTATCAGAACTGTGCGCATTAGAAAACCTAGATAAGCAAAAAAGCGTGCTCCCCTCCCTCAAGCAAATTTCAGCACGCTGTTGTCAACAAACGATTCAACAGCTGTCGCAACACCCTGATGTGACAGGTATATCATACGATCTACAGGTGAAAGCCCTGATCAATGTTGCGGCTAGTGCAGTTAATGCAAGATATGTTGAAGAGCAATTTGGTTTAACTGGCAATGGCATCACGATTGCTGTGGTTGATACAGGGGTGGAACCTCACCCTGACCTCGTTCAACCTACCAATCGCATTGTAGGCTTCGCTGATTTTATTAATAATAGAACAACACCTTACGATGATCATGGTCACGGCACACACGTCGCAGGCTGTGCAGCGGGCAACGGGCGTGCGACAAACGGACTTTATCGTGGTGCTGCACCTGAAGCGAATGTGGTCGGCGTCAAAGTGTTGGACCAAAATGGGAGCGGGAGTCTATCAACCGTCATAGAGGGGATTAATTGGGTCATAGATAATCAAGCACAATATAATATCCGTATTATGAATCTCTCGCTTGGTGTGACGCCGTTTGCCCCTTACTACCGAGACCCATTAGCGACTGCTGCAGCCAGAGCATGGCAAGCGGGGATTTTCGTCACGGCTGCTGCTGGAAATGACGGAGCACAGGGGACCATCAATTCCCCAGGGTTTCATCCTCTAATATTTACCGTTGGTGCTATAGACGATCGTAACACGATTGACCGTGCTGATGATGTGCCTGCAACGTTTTCCAGTATGGGTCCTACCGTTAACGGCCTCATCAAACCAGACATCAAAGTGCCAGGCCAAGATATCATTTCTCTCGTCGCCTCAGATTCAACCTTGGCTAGACAATATCCACATCTAAGAGTAGGAAATAGATATATTAGATTATCTGGCACCTCTATGTCTACTGGACTTATGTCTGGTATGGCAGCTCAAATCCTACAGCAGCATCCGTCTCTCACACCCGACGAGTTGAAAGTGAGGTATCGGTCAACCTCTAGCTTTTTTGCCCAAGGCCGTCAAGGGTATGCCATACAGACCAATACCTTAATCTTACAACGTCACCTAGAAGACTAG
- a CDS encoding glycosyltransferase encodes MQSRQIRVLILLDELNVGGTETHVISMARQLIQRGVHVVIAGRSGPMLPEFQKLGCPVYTHFPKGESIKQALRSIAQRHQINVIHAHQLPSGRQAKKLKEQTGIPMVFTVHGLYYKKRLLRTLLSSKGRRPIQVVSVSYPVYEWLKRQGIHSRIIQNGIDIQQYCYQQPMKLRQELNIPYDVPLLLYSSRLAWDKLKLCRQFLASASQVKKRYFPQLRIVLVGSGKYEGRIQQLIQEIHENHQQSFIHFLGARHDMPALYSASNCVVGTGRVALEAMGCERPVIALGTKGFFGLVQPSNYKLAWKTYFCDHKAYLPFNQNLLTTQIAYVLASTDRQNHLGQLGRNYVAQQYQVVHSVQQTLLLYQSLLSQPMRRQRKKRL; translated from the coding sequence ATGCAATCACGCCAAATCCGCGTGTTAATCCTGTTGGATGAGTTGAATGTGGGTGGAACGGAAACACATGTTATCTCTATGGCAAGGCAATTAATTCAACGAGGAGTCCATGTTGTTATTGCGGGTCGATCGGGTCCTATGCTGCCTGAGTTTCAGAAGTTGGGCTGCCCTGTGTATACTCATTTCCCCAAGGGGGAGTCTATTAAGCAAGCGTTACGATCGATTGCCCAAAGGCACCAAATTAACGTGATTCATGCGCACCAGCTTCCTTCCGGTCGACAAGCCAAAAAGCTCAAGGAACAAACGGGTATCCCCATGGTGTTCACCGTTCACGGTTTATATTACAAAAAGCGCCTTCTAAGAACATTACTCTCCAGCAAAGGACGCCGGCCTATACAAGTCGTCAGCGTTAGCTATCCAGTATATGAGTGGCTGAAGCGACAAGGCATCCATAGTCGGATCATACAAAATGGCATTGATATACAACAATACTGTTACCAACAGCCTATGAAATTACGTCAGGAGCTCAATATACCTTATGACGTACCCTTACTCTTGTACAGCAGTCGCCTAGCATGGGATAAATTGAAGTTATGTCGGCAATTCTTAGCCTCAGCCAGCCAAGTGAAAAAGCGATACTTTCCACAACTTCGAATTGTATTGGTCGGTAGTGGTAAGTATGAAGGCCGGATTCAACAACTCATACAGGAGATTCATGAAAACCATCAACAAAGCTTCATTCATTTTCTAGGGGCTAGACACGATATGCCAGCACTATATTCAGCTAGCAACTGTGTTGTGGGTACGGGGCGTGTTGCCTTAGAGGCAATGGGATGTGAGAGGCCTGTCATCGCTCTAGGAACAAAAGGATTTTTCGGACTCGTACAACCGTCTAATTACAAGTTAGCGTGGAAGACCTACTTTTGTGATCACAAAGCTTATCTTCCTTTTAATCAAAACTTGCTCACCACACAAATAGCTTACGTGCTAGCTTCTACAGACAGGCAGAATCATTTGGGCCAATTAGGTCGAAATTATGTCGCCCAGCAATACCAAGTGGTCCATTCGGTACAACAAACCCTTCTACTCTACCAGTCCTTACTCTCACAACCTATGAGACGCCAAAGAAAAAAACGTCTGTAA
- the wecB gene encoding non-hydrolyzing UDP-N-acetylglucosamine 2-epimerase, with the protein MKVLTILGTRPEIIRLSLIIKKLDQQATKHVLVHTGQNYDRKLSDIFFEQLHVRPPDYHVHLGSHSFGEQIGAMFPKVEEILRNEKPDRVLLLGDTNSALCAMLAERMGIPVYHMEAGNRCFDPEVPEEMNRKVIDAVSTFNLPYTHLSRENLLREGMAPNSIWVSGNPIYEVLEHYNPQIDQSQILDQWQLKKGQYVLVTAHRAENVSHPKRLKQIYRGLEMVAQQLDVPVICSVHPRTKDCLDRYNIEIREPRLILAEPFGFFDFIKLQKHAGCVVTDSGTVQEESCIYDVPAVTIRRSTERPETITCGSNVLSGVDGDRIAECVSYMYRSVHTWSKPEGYTDPLVSTRIVNYVLGGLTYV; encoded by the coding sequence ATGAAAGTATTAACGATTCTCGGTACGAGACCTGAAATTATACGTTTAAGTCTGATTATTAAAAAGCTAGATCAGCAGGCAACCAAGCATGTGTTAGTCCATACAGGGCAAAATTACGATCGTAAGCTCAGTGACATTTTCTTTGAACAATTGCACGTGAGACCCCCAGATTACCATGTTCATCTAGGCTCTCATTCCTTCGGAGAGCAAATTGGCGCGATGTTCCCCAAAGTAGAGGAGATCCTACGAAATGAAAAGCCTGACCGTGTCCTATTATTAGGAGATACGAACAGTGCCCTATGTGCGATGTTGGCCGAACGTATGGGCATCCCTGTCTATCATATGGAAGCAGGTAACCGTTGTTTTGATCCTGAGGTTCCAGAGGAAATGAATCGAAAGGTCATCGATGCTGTATCCACATTTAACCTTCCGTACACGCATTTGAGTCGAGAAAACCTACTCCGCGAGGGGATGGCCCCAAACAGCATATGGGTATCAGGTAATCCTATATATGAAGTTTTAGAACATTACAATCCTCAAATAGATCAAAGTCAAATTCTCGATCAGTGGCAATTGAAGAAAGGCCAATACGTACTCGTTACGGCCCATCGAGCGGAAAACGTGAGTCATCCAAAACGTTTAAAGCAGATCTATAGAGGGCTAGAGATGGTTGCACAACAGTTGGATGTTCCAGTCATCTGTAGTGTACACCCAAGGACTAAGGATTGTTTAGACCGCTATAACATTGAGATAAGAGAGCCACGTTTGATCCTAGCTGAACCTTTTGGATTCTTTGACTTTATAAAGCTACAAAAGCATGCCGGGTGTGTGGTTACAGATAGTGGTACGGTGCAGGAAGAAAGCTGTATCTATGATGTACCGGCCGTGACGATAAGAAGAAGTACGGAAAGACCAGAAACGATTACTTGCGGGAGTAATGTTCTCTCAGGGGTGGATGGAGACAGAATTGCAGAGTGCGTGTCTTACATGTATCGGTCTGTCCATACATGGTCGAAGCCAGAGGGCTACACCGATCCTCTCGTGTCGACGAGGATAGTGAATTACGTGTTAGGAGGCTTAACTTATGTTTAA